Proteins found in one Terribacillus sp. DMT04 genomic segment:
- a CDS encoding GNAT family N-acetyltransferase, producing the protein MIKGKSVYLRPIKDEDLESIYKSCQDEEFLFMTGTRKTFTLDEIIKSYKQFSEDPTRYDFAICLLSKNEVIGDLAILDVDKVNRKAGFRISLHNKSIINKGYGTEATKLAQKFTFEELKLNRLELEVFSHNTRGIKAYKKAGFKKEGVLRQSLFMNGTYSDEIFMGMLQEEYYK; encoded by the coding sequence ATGATTAAGGGAAAATCTGTGTATTTAAGGCCTATTAAAGATGAAGATTTAGAAAGTATCTATAAATCATGTCAGGATGAAGAGTTTCTTTTTATGACTGGGACTCGAAAAACGTTTACATTGGATGAAATCATCAAAAGTTATAAACAATTTAGCGAAGACCCTACGCGTTATGATTTTGCCATATGTTTATTAAGTAAAAATGAGGTAATAGGTGATTTGGCTATACTAGATGTAGATAAAGTCAATCGAAAAGCAGGTTTTAGAATATCGTTACATAATAAAAGTATTATAAATAAAGGTTATGGTACTGAAGCAACTAAGCTTGCACAAAAATTCACTTTCGAAGAACTTAAACTTAATCGTTTGGAATTAGAAGTATTCTCACATAACACTCGAGGTATAAAAGCGTATAAAAAAGCGGGGTTTAAAAAAGAAGGAGTGTTAAGGCAATCCCTATTTATGAACGGTACATACTCTGATGAAATCTTTATGGGTATGCTTCAAGAAGAGTATTATAAATAA